A genomic segment from [Flavobacterium] thermophilum encodes:
- the accD gene encoding Acetyl-coenzyme A carboxylase carboxyl transferase subunit beta: MWKDLFAKKKKYASLSSEQVRHEVPEGVMTKCPQCKKIMYTKELVKNLRVCLSCGYHHPMPARERIESVLDDGSFREYDADMISVNPLGFPGYIEKLEEDRRKSGLNEAVVTGEGTLDGHPLVIAVMDSSFRMGSMGSVVGEKITRAVEQAHDKGVPFLIFTASGGARMQEGVLSLMQMAKTSAALKRFSNDGGLFISVMTHPTTGGVSASFASLGDYNFAEPGALIGFAGRRVIEQTVREELPEDFQTAEFLLKHGQLDAVIHRHELKETLATVLRIHAGGGESGWWRN; the protein is encoded by the coding sequence GTGTGGAAAGATTTATTTGCCAAAAAGAAGAAGTATGCGTCGCTTTCTTCCGAGCAAGTGAGGCATGAGGTGCCGGAAGGCGTGATGACGAAATGCCCGCAATGCAAAAAAATTATGTATACAAAAGAGTTGGTGAAAAATTTGCGCGTTTGCCTAAGCTGCGGCTACCATCATCCGATGCCGGCGCGCGAACGGATCGAGAGCGTGCTGGATGACGGCAGCTTTCGCGAATATGATGCCGATATGATTTCTGTCAACCCGCTCGGGTTTCCGGGCTACATAGAAAAACTCGAGGAAGACCGGCGCAAGTCGGGATTGAACGAGGCGGTCGTGACCGGCGAAGGGACGCTTGACGGCCATCCGCTCGTCATTGCGGTCATGGATTCCTCGTTTCGCATGGGCAGCATGGGCTCTGTTGTCGGCGAAAAAATCACCCGTGCAGTCGAACAAGCGCACGATAAAGGTGTGCCGTTTCTCATTTTTACCGCTTCCGGCGGCGCCCGCATGCAAGAAGGGGTGTTAAGCTTGATGCAAATGGCGAAAACGAGCGCCGCGCTCAAACGATTCAGCAACGACGGCGGCTTGTTCATCTCCGTCATGACCCACCCGACAACGGGCGGCGTATCGGCGAGCTTCGCCTCGCTTGGCGATTACAACTTCGCCGAACCAGGTGCGCTCATCGGCTTTGCCGGCCGCCGCGTCATCGAACAGACGGTGCGCGAAGAGCTGCCGGAAGACTTCCAGACGGCGGAGTTTTTATTAAAGCACGGTCAGTTGGATGCCGTCATTCACCGCCATGAGCTGAAAGAGACGCTGGCGACTGTGCTTCGCATTCACGCGGGAGGAGGGGAATCAGGATGGTGGCGGAACTAG
- the lutR_1 gene encoding L-lactate utilization operon repressor, with protein sequence MYAETLKHIHRLVVEDGLVPGDKLPSERELAERLGVGRSSVREALRALEFLGLIETRRGEGTYLCEVGGHQLIELLAMFLLENERAKADLAETKWLIERLLLELACLRCSEDALERLEKTVRQKPTDFTPFFQAVAEAADNYLLIRIWRALSGFASACAPDPPLADSFYDQLLAALKKRDPAEAAAVWERHRPSPLSKQN encoded by the coding sequence GTGTACGCCGAGACGTTGAAGCATATCCATCGTCTCGTTGTCGAGGATGGCCTTGTCCCGGGCGACAAGCTGCCGTCAGAACGCGAGCTGGCCGAGCGGCTCGGCGTCGGCCGCTCGTCGGTGCGCGAGGCGCTGCGGGCGCTTGAGTTTCTCGGCCTGATTGAGACGCGGCGCGGCGAAGGGACCTACTTGTGCGAGGTCGGCGGACATCAGCTGATTGAGTTGCTGGCGATGTTTTTGCTTGAAAATGAACGGGCGAAAGCGGATTTGGCGGAAACGAAATGGCTGATCGAACGGCTGCTGCTCGAGCTCGCTTGCCTCCGCTGCAGTGAAGATGCGCTGGAGAGGCTGGAAAAAACCGTTCGCCAAAAACCGACTGATTTCACGCCGTTTTTTCAGGCGGTTGCTGAGGCGGCTGACAACTACTTGCTCATCCGCATTTGGCGGGCGCTGTCTGGGTTTGCCTCCGCCTGTGCGCCCGACCCACCGCTTGCCGACTCGTTTTATGACCAGCTGTTAGCAGCATTGAAAAAACGCGATCCGGCTGAAGCTGCTGCTGTCTGGGAGAGGCACCGGCCTTCGCCGTTGTCGAAACAGAACTGA